Proteins encoded together in one Cicer arietinum cultivar CDC Frontier isolate Library 1 chromosome 4, Cicar.CDCFrontier_v2.0, whole genome shotgun sequence window:
- the LOC101498924 gene encoding autophagy-related protein 18a, whose product MSQTSQTLMPLDSEEPPSSSPISTSPNTSSNSIPTVLHLSFNQDSGCFATGTDLGFRIYNCDPFREIFRREFGPGGGIGLVHMLFRCNILAFVGGGSDPRYPANKVMIWDDHQSRCIGELSFRSEVKGVRLRRDRIVVVLAHKIFVYNFADLKVLHQIETIVNPKGLCEVSHVSGTMVLACPGLQKGQVRVEHYASKRTKFIMAHDSRIACFALTQDGRLLATASSKGTLMRVFNTLDGSLLQEVRRGADRAEIYSLAFSSTAQWLAVSSDKGTVHVFNLKVDSGLLGHDRSHTTSESSPTSTAAASSLSFFKGVLPKYFSSEWSVAQFRLQEAVQYIVAFGHQKNTIVILGMDGSFYRCQFDSATGGEMTQLEYYNFLKPEETF is encoded by the exons ATGTCTCAAACCTCTCAAACCCTAATGCCTCTCGATTCCGAAGAACCACCCTCCTCCTCCCCAATTTCCACTTCCCCCAATACATCCTCCAATTCCATACCCACCGTCCTCCACCTTTCCTTCAACCAAGACTCTGGTTGCTTCGCTACCGGCACCGATCTCGGCTTCCGCATCTACAACTGCGATCCCTTCCGCGAGATTTTCCGCCGGGAATTCGGTCCCGGCGGCGGAATCGGTTTGGTCCACATGCTATTCCGATGCAATATTCTCGCTTTCGTCGGCGGTGGATCAGACCCTCGGTATCCTGCGAACAAGGTGATGATATGGGATGATCACCAGTCTCGGTGCATCGGAGAGCTTTCGTTTCGGTCGGAGGTGAAAGGTGTTCGCCTTCGAAGGGACCGAATTGTGGTTGTTTTGGCACATAAGATTTTCGTTTACAATTTCGCTGATCTTAAGGTTCTTCACCAAATTGAGACCATTGTGAACCCTAAGGGTCTTTGTGAGGTTTCACATGTTTCGGGAACTATGGTGTTGGCGTGTCCTGGGTTGCAGAAGGGTCAGGTTAGGGTTGAACATTATGCCTCTAAGAGAACCAAGTTCATCATGGCACATGATTCCAGAATCGCTTGCTTCGCTTTAACCCAAGATGGACGTTTACTTGCTACTGCAAGCTCCAAGGGGACTCTCATGAGAGTTTTCAATACCTTGGATGGTTCCTTGCTCCAAGAG GTACGGAGAGGTGCTGACAGAGCTGAGATATACAGTCTTGCCTTCTCTTCCACTGCACAGTGGTTAGCTGTCTCGAGTGACAAGGGAACCGTTCATGTCTTCAACCTGAAGGTTGATTCGGGATTGTTGGGACATGACAGATCGCATACTACATCTGAGTCTAGTCCTACTAGCACAGCAGCGGCTTcgtctctttcttttttcaaaG GTGTCTTACCTAAGTATTTTAGCTCAGAGTGGTCTGTGGCTCAATTTCGCTTGCAAGAGGCTGTTCAATATATTGTTGCCTTTGGCCATCAGAAAAATACAATTGTGATACTTGGCATGGATGGCAG CTTCTATCGATGTCAGTTTGATTCTGCAACCGGTGGGGAGATGACACAACTTGAATATTACAATTTCCTAAAACCAGAAGAGACATTCTAG